TTCGTACGAGACAAGCCGCATGTGAACGTGGGGACGATTGGGCACATCGACCACGGGAAGACGACGCTGACGGCGGCCATCACGAAGACGCTGGCGCTGAAGAAGTGGGCCTCGTTCGTGGCGTTCGATCAGATCGACAAGGCGCCGGAAGAGCGGGAGCGTGGGA
The Deltaproteobacteria bacterium genome window above contains:
- the tuf gene encoding elongation factor Tu (EF-Tu; promotes GTP-dependent binding of aminoacyl-tRNA to the A-site of ribosomes during protein biosynthesis; when the tRNA anticodon matches the mRNA codon, GTP hydrolysis results; the inactive EF-Tu-GDP leaves the ribosome and release of GDP is promoted by elongation factor Ts; many prokaryotes have two copies of the gene encoding EF-Tu), yielding MAKEKFVRDKPHVNVGTIGHIDHGKTTLTAAITKTLALKKWASFVAFDQIDKAPEERERG